Proteins encoded together in one Drosophila albomicans strain 15112-1751.03 chromosome 2R, ASM965048v2, whole genome shotgun sequence window:
- the LOC117575592 gene encoding uncharacterized protein LOC117575592 produces MYIRNFSLYLHAALRRRPRLTFRSRGGQPLIDGYRFVISYQQQHRCYLKCAHFRNKCRARAIQNKVTGQVQLSNGVHNHNRGQDQH; encoded by the coding sequence ATGTATATCCGAAATTTTTCGCTTTACTTGCATGCAGCATTGCGTCGTCGACCGCGTCTCACGTTTCGCAGTCGTGGCGGACAACCGCTCATCGATGGCTATCGCTTTGTGATCAGctaccagcagcagcatcgttgCTATCTAAAGTGCGCCCACTTTCGCAACAAGTGTCGCGCTCGTGCCATACAGAATAAGGTTACCGGTCAGGTGCAGTTGAGCAATGGAGTTCACAATCACAATCGTGGCCAAGACCAACACTAA
- the LOC117575588 gene encoding uncharacterized protein LOC117575588, whose amino-acid sequence MEFTITIVAKTNTNTSCARQTNLAQYVRSNRGTDLVYYEGNTYTPNEKLREGQKSRDWKCSMYHKAKCRARLVTRITSQGDLIHVTSCRHTHQSMYMLQQQDSMDGLARNPLCTAIRQVKQEQSK is encoded by the exons ATGGAGTTCACAATCACAATCGTGGCCAAGACCAACACTAATACTtcat GCGCACGCCAGACGAATCTTGCACAATATGTGCGCTCCAATCGTGGCACCGATCTGGTCTACTACGAGGGCAACACTTACACGCCCAACGAGAAGCTACGCGAGGGTCAGAAGTCACGGGATTGGAAATGCTCTATGTACCACAAGGCCAAGTGTCGGGCTCGGCTAGTGACACGGATCACCAGCCAGGGGGATTTAATACACGTGACCAGCTGTCGGCACACACATCAATCTATGTACATGCTGCAACAACAGGACTCCATGGACGGCTTGGCACGCAATCCTTTGTGCACTGCCATCAGGCAGGTGAAGCAGGAGCAGTCCAAGTGA
- the LOC117575593 gene encoding LOW QUALITY PROTEIN: uncharacterized protein LOC117575593 (The sequence of the model RefSeq protein was modified relative to this genomic sequence to represent the inferred CDS: deleted 1 base in 1 codon) → MQRENARAEECPKMRFIRGQRKSVQLVCNQYAYAKNKQHGSMTYWNCRIRRSGLPACNARISTKRLTNGKYKVWLTRPEHNHPPSKRIARMLNDSLVT, encoded by the exons ATGCAGAGGGAAAATGCACGAGCAGAAGAGTGTCCCAAGATGCGTTTCATACGCGGCCAAAGGAAGTCAGTGCAGTTGGTCTGCAATCAATATGCCTATGCTAAGAACAAGCAGCATGGCTCGATGACCTATTGGAACTGTCGCATTCGCCGATCGGGTTTG CCAGCTTGCAATGCACGAATCTCCACAAAGCGATTGACAAATGGCAAATACAAAGTGTGGCTAACGCGACCCGAGCACAATCATCCGCCCTCGAAGCGCATAGCACGCATGCTCAACGATTCCCTTGTCACCTAG
- the LOC117575594 gene encoding mediator of RNA polymerase II transcription subunit 23, with protein MQLIYGGQPFIFEKTLKLSTGEEKRYWRCNQWWNQKCRSRVFTINDIVCPLNRFHTHEEIVRRKKRVRRVPPTAEATAATNVNVNANTNANAKIYATASIRQDQLVQPQQVHQQQQQQQHHHQQQQQQQLASDAMLTTTLTDESTATIDVNELGMHLKYEEIVADVTGIVGATHSHSHSHASRVLGRKK; from the coding sequence ATGCAGCTCATCTATGGCGGTCAGCCCTTCATCTTTGAGAAGACACTGAAGCTGTCGACGGGCGAGGAGAAACGCTACTGGCGCTGCAATCAATGGTGGAATCAAAAGTGCCGATCGCGTGTCTTCACCATCAACGATATCGTGTGTCCACTGAATCGCTTCCACACGCACGAGGAGATTGTGCGCCGCAAGAAACGCGTGCGTCGTGTGCCACCCACAGCGGAGGCAACTGCCGCaacgaatgtgaatgtgaatgctaataccaatgccaatgccaagaTCTACGCAACGGCAAGCATACGCCAAGATCAATTGGTGCAACCACAGCAAgtgcatcaacaacaacagcagcagcaacatcaccatcaacagcagcagcaacagcaattggctAGCGATGCCATGCTTACCACAACGTTAACGGACGAATCGACGGCTACCATTGATGTCAACGAGCTGGGCATGCATTTAAAGTACGAGGAGATTGTGGCCGATGTCACGGGCATTGTGGGTGCaacacattcgcattcacattcgcatgcGTCCCGTGTCCTTGGCCGCAAGAAGTGA
- the LOC117575585 gene encoding modifier of mdg4 isoform X6 gives MADDEQFSLCWNNFNTNLSAGFHESLCRGDLVDVSLAAEGQIVKAHRLVLSVCSPFFRKMFTQMPPNAHAFVFLNNVSHSALKDLIQFMYCGEVNVKQDALPAFISTAESLQIKGLTDNDPAPQPPQEPTPPPPAAPHVQQQQQQVPTQRVQRQQPRASARYKIETVDDVLGDDKGTTQIVIQTTTAPQATIVQQQQQQQQQQQQTQHIQTQQQLQTGTTTTATLVSTNKRTAQRGSLVGSGNVKRSKTTTTATNVIDPLDTTPDTATTATTAQQLASQQITVQTTVVPSETKVHQVRQQQAAAQEEAEYIDLPMELPTKSEPDYSEDHAEVAGDGDTTYVEDDTYGDMRYDDSYFTENGDAGAQTAGGNTSAANVSATTSKAVVKQQSQSYSDSSFVDTGADQGNTEAQAFTIIPRVRNVLAPSILRRDQQRVPVPRTTHKQLTASSPESPAKRRVIPTPSTVVAQSKLVPVHTKLSQSNPENIIRTAANNHKFVYVGVPRMKGKCVNCLKNGKTNLERIPTCCDSCPGSNWMCDACFDELH, from the exons ATGGCGGACGACGAGCAATTCAGTTTGTGCTGGAACAATTTCAACACAAATCTGTCCGCTGGTTTTCACGAATCGTTATGTCGTGGAGATCTGGTGGATGTATCTTTGGCTGCGGAGGGGCAAATTGTAAAGGCGCACCGTTTGGTGTTGTCCGTCTGCTCGCCGTTTTTCCGCAAAATGTTTACGCAAATGCCACCGAATGCCCATGCCTTTG tgtttttaaataatgttagCCATTCGGCATTGAAGGACCTGATTCAGTTTATGTATTGTGGCGAGGTTAACGTTAAACAAGATGCCCTACCAGCGTTTATAAGCACAGCGGAGTCCCTGCAAATCAAAGGGCTGACAGAC aatGATCCCGCTCCGCAACCTCCACAGGAACCCACACCCCCACCACCAGCCGCACCTCatgtacaacaacagcaacaacaagtccCAACCCAGCGTGtacagcgtcaacagccgcgTGCATCAGCACGTTATAAGATTGAAACCGTTGACGATGTTCTGGGCGATGACAAGGGAACAACTCAAATTGTCATCCAGACTACAACCGCACCTCAAGCCACCATtgtacaacagcagcagcagcaacaacaacagcagcagcagacgcaaCACATtcaaacgcagcagcaactgcaaaccgggacaacaacaacagccacgcTGGTGTCGACAAACAAACGGACAGCACAGCGCGGTTCCCTCGTTGGCAGTGGCAATGTGAAGCGCtcgaagacaacaacaaccgccaCAAATGTTATTGACCCCTTGGATACGACACCGGACACCGCGACCACGGCTACTACCGCTCAACAACTGGCTTCCCAACAGATTACCGTGCAAACGACGGTGGTGCCCAGTGAGACGAAAGTGCATCAAGTTCGTCAACAACAGGCTGCCGCTCAAGAGGAAGCTGAATATATTGATCTCCCCATGGAATTGCCCACGAAATCGGAACCGGACTACAGTGAAGATCATGCCGAAGTTGCTGGCGATGGCGATACGACCTACGTAGAGGATGATACCTACGGTGACATGCGTTACGATGATAGCTACTTTACCGAGAACGGAGATGCTGGCGCACAAACAGCTGGTGGCAACACAAGTGCCGCTAATGTCTCAGCAACCACATCGAAGGCCGTCGTCAAGCAGCAGTCGCAGAGCTACAGTGATTCATCGTTTGTCGACACCGGCGCGGATCAAGGCAACACAGAGGCTCAAG CTTTCACCATCATACCGAGAGTTCGAAATGTTCTTGCGCCCTCAATTCTGCGTCGTGATCAGCAACGTGTTCCTGTGCCTAGGACAACTCACAAACAGTTGACGGCTTCGAGTCCTGAGTCCCCAGCCAAGAGACGCGTCATCCCAACGCCCAGCACAGTGGTTGCCCAATCCAAATTGGTTCCTGTGCACACCAAGCTGAGTCAAAGTAATCCGGAAAATATCATACGCACTGCGGCCAACAATCACAAGTTCGTTTATGTGGGTGTGCCGCGCATGAAGGGCAAATGCGTCAATTGCTTGAAGAATGGCAAGACGAATCTGGAGCGGATTCCCACCTGCTGTGACTCGTGTCCCGGCAGCAATTGGATGTGCGATGCTTGCTTCGACGAGTTGCATTAA
- the LOC117575585 gene encoding modifier of mdg4 isoform X16 yields the protein MADDEQFSLCWNNFNTNLSAGFHESLCRGDLVDVSLAAEGQIVKAHRLVLSVCSPFFRKMFTQMPPNAHAFVFLNNVSHSALKDLIQFMYCGEVNVKQDALPAFISTAESLQIKGLTDNDPAPQPPQEPTPPPPAAPHVQQQQQQVPTQRVQRQQPRASARYKIETVDDVLGDDKGTTQIVIQTTTAPQATIVQQQQQQQQQQQQTQHIQTQQQLQTGTTTTATLVSTNKRTAQRGSLVGSGNVKRSKTTTTATNVIDPLDTTPDTATTATTAQQLASQQITVQTTVVPSETKVHQVRQQQAAAQEEAEYIDLPMELPTKSEPDYSEDHAEVAGDGDTTYVEDDTYGDMRYDDSYFTENGDAGAQTAGGNTSAANVSATTSKAVVKQQSQSYSDSSFVDTGADQGNTEAQVLTYNYRGQLVHEGHVYTCHSRHAAKCMAFWRCVSYKKLKCPAALTTRQKAIVAHRGSHNHVPSTPLKTFVPRIYKDESSV from the exons ATGGCGGACGACGAGCAATTCAGTTTGTGCTGGAACAATTTCAACACAAATCTGTCCGCTGGTTTTCACGAATCGTTATGTCGTGGAGATCTGGTGGATGTATCTTTGGCTGCGGAGGGGCAAATTGTAAAGGCGCACCGTTTGGTGTTGTCCGTCTGCTCGCCGTTTTTCCGCAAAATGTTTACGCAAATGCCACCGAATGCCCATGCCTTTG tgtttttaaataatgttagCCATTCGGCATTGAAGGACCTGATTCAGTTTATGTATTGTGGCGAGGTTAACGTTAAACAAGATGCCCTACCAGCGTTTATAAGCACAGCGGAGTCCCTGCAAATCAAAGGGCTGACAGAC aatGATCCCGCTCCGCAACCTCCACAGGAACCCACACCCCCACCACCAGCCGCACCTCatgtacaacaacagcaacaacaagtccCAACCCAGCGTGtacagcgtcaacagccgcgTGCATCAGCACGTTATAAGATTGAAACCGTTGACGATGTTCTGGGCGATGACAAGGGAACAACTCAAATTGTCATCCAGACTACAACCGCACCTCAAGCCACCATtgtacaacagcagcagcagcaacaacaacagcagcagcagacgcaaCACATtcaaacgcagcagcaactgcaaaccgggacaacaacaacagccacgcTGGTGTCGACAAACAAACGGACAGCACAGCGCGGTTCCCTCGTTGGCAGTGGCAATGTGAAGCGCtcgaagacaacaacaaccgccaCAAATGTTATTGACCCCTTGGATACGACACCGGACACCGCGACCACGGCTACTACCGCTCAACAACTGGCTTCCCAACAGATTACCGTGCAAACGACGGTGGTGCCCAGTGAGACGAAAGTGCATCAAGTTCGTCAACAACAGGCTGCCGCTCAAGAGGAAGCTGAATATATTGATCTCCCCATGGAATTGCCCACGAAATCGGAACCGGACTACAGTGAAGATCATGCCGAAGTTGCTGGCGATGGCGATACGACCTACGTAGAGGATGATACCTACGGTGACATGCGTTACGATGATAGCTACTTTACCGAGAACGGAGATGCTGGCGCACAAACAGCTGGTGGCAACACAAGTGCCGCTAATGTCTCAGCAACCACATCGAAGGCCGTCGTCAAGCAGCAGTCGCAGAGCTACAGTGATTCATCGTTTGTCGACACCGGCGCGGATCAAGGCAACACAGAGGCTCAAG tgCTCACCTATAACTATCGTGGCCAATTGGTCCACGAAGGACACGTCTACACCTGCCACTCGAGGCATGCGGCCAAGTGTATGGCCTTTTGGCGTTGTGTCTCGTACAAGAAGTTAAAATGCCCTGCAGCTCTGACCACCAGACAGAAGGCGATAGTGGCTCATCGTGGTAGCCACAATCATGTGCCGTCTACGCCGCTTAAAACGTTTGTGCCTCGCATCTACAAAGACGAAAGCAGCGTCTAG
- the LOC117575585 gene encoding modifier of mdg4 isoform X2, with translation MADDEQFSLCWNNFNTNLSAGFHESLCRGDLVDVSLAAEGQIVKAHRLVLSVCSPFFRKMFTQMPPNAHAFVFLNNVSHSALKDLIQFMYCGEVNVKQDALPAFISTAESLQIKGLTDNDPAPQPPQEPTPPPPAAPHVQQQQQQVPTQRVQRQQPRASARYKIETVDDVLGDDKGTTQIVIQTTTAPQATIVQQQQQQQQQQQQTQHIQTQQQLQTGTTTTATLVSTNKRTAQRGSLVGSGNVKRSKTTTTATNVIDPLDTTPDTATTATTAQQLASQQITVQTTVVPSETKVHQVRQQQAAAQEEAEYIDLPMELPTKSEPDYSEDHAEVAGDGDTTYVEDDTYGDMRYDDSYFTENGDAGAQTAGGNTSAANVSATTSKAVVKQQSQSYSDSSFVDTGADQGNTEAQAGAIKFIRSQKKNAQLVYKDYIYNKKLTQANGQTTWRCADVLKLRCKAVVITKNGEFLDARRQHNHESHAGRIGQRQLYNVEEELEEYIEICTSNPKISQYLNSSNISIMTAKDGKECKLYVPASEATEIEMQALVEAADNDDGDGVLIEQVVEMKPIQRLSHKKFQ, from the exons ATGGCGGACGACGAGCAATTCAGTTTGTGCTGGAACAATTTCAACACAAATCTGTCCGCTGGTTTTCACGAATCGTTATGTCGTGGAGATCTGGTGGATGTATCTTTGGCTGCGGAGGGGCAAATTGTAAAGGCGCACCGTTTGGTGTTGTCCGTCTGCTCGCCGTTTTTCCGCAAAATGTTTACGCAAATGCCACCGAATGCCCATGCCTTTG tgtttttaaataatgttagCCATTCGGCATTGAAGGACCTGATTCAGTTTATGTATTGTGGCGAGGTTAACGTTAAACAAGATGCCCTACCAGCGTTTATAAGCACAGCGGAGTCCCTGCAAATCAAAGGGCTGACAGAC aatGATCCCGCTCCGCAACCTCCACAGGAACCCACACCCCCACCACCAGCCGCACCTCatgtacaacaacagcaacaacaagtccCAACCCAGCGTGtacagcgtcaacagccgcgTGCATCAGCACGTTATAAGATTGAAACCGTTGACGATGTTCTGGGCGATGACAAGGGAACAACTCAAATTGTCATCCAGACTACAACCGCACCTCAAGCCACCATtgtacaacagcagcagcagcaacaacaacagcagcagcagacgcaaCACATtcaaacgcagcagcaactgcaaaccgggacaacaacaacagccacgcTGGTGTCGACAAACAAACGGACAGCACAGCGCGGTTCCCTCGTTGGCAGTGGCAATGTGAAGCGCtcgaagacaacaacaaccgccaCAAATGTTATTGACCCCTTGGATACGACACCGGACACCGCGACCACGGCTACTACCGCTCAACAACTGGCTTCCCAACAGATTACCGTGCAAACGACGGTGGTGCCCAGTGAGACGAAAGTGCATCAAGTTCGTCAACAACAGGCTGCCGCTCAAGAGGAAGCTGAATATATTGATCTCCCCATGGAATTGCCCACGAAATCGGAACCGGACTACAGTGAAGATCATGCCGAAGTTGCTGGCGATGGCGATACGACCTACGTAGAGGATGATACCTACGGTGACATGCGTTACGATGATAGCTACTTTACCGAGAACGGAGATGCTGGCGCACAAACAGCTGGTGGCAACACAAGTGCCGCTAATGTCTCAGCAACCACATCGAAGGCCGTCGTCAAGCAGCAGTCGCAGAGCTACAGTGATTCATCGTTTGTCGACACCGGCGCGGATCAAGGCAACACAGAGGCTCAAG CTGGCGCTATCAAATTCATCCGCAGCCAGAAGAAGAACGCCCAGTTAGTGTATAAGGATTACATCTACAATAAGAAACTCACACAGGCCAACGGACAGACGACTTGGCGATGTGCCGATGTTCTTAAGCTGCGCTGCAAGGCGGTTGTCATCACCAAGAATGGTGAATTCTTGGATGCACGTCGTCAGCACAACCATGAATCGCATGCCGGACGCATTGGGCAACGACAGCTGTACAATGTGGAAGAGGAGCTGGAGGAGTACATTGAGATTTGTACATCGAATCCAAAGATATCACAATAcctgaacagcagcaacattagCATTATGACGGCCAAGGATGGCAAGGAATGCAAGTTGTATGTGCCCGCCTCGGAGGCCACTGAGATCGAGATGCAGGCATTGGTCGAGGCCGCTGAcaatgatgatggtgatggcgTCCTCATTGAGCAAGTGGTGGAAATGAAGCCCATACAACGCCTGAGCCACAAGAAATTTCAATAG